Proteins from one Amycolatopsis benzoatilytica AK 16/65 genomic window:
- a CDS encoding alkaline phosphatase family protein: MAHGKRWATTVVAAATAALGLAASPASASQDLSTRAAPPKPDHVVIVMMENRGYRNIIGSSHAPYLNSLTKQGALFTNSFALTHPSEPNYIALLSGSTQGVTDDSCPHTFKADNLAHQLTAAGGSFTGYSESLPKAGYTGCEKGDYARKHSPWVNFSDIPASANQPYTSFPADYTKLPTLSWVTPNLQDDMHDGTIQQGDAWLKKNLDGYAQWAKTHNSLLIVTWDEDEDDGGNNSIPTIFVGANVKTGQYSEKINHYTVLSTLESAYGLPALGSAAKAKPITDVWGS; encoded by the coding sequence ATGGCACACGGAAAAAGGTGGGCGACCACGGTCGTGGCAGCGGCGACAGCCGCACTGGGCCTGGCGGCCAGTCCGGCCAGCGCGAGCCAGGACCTGAGCACCCGGGCCGCACCGCCGAAGCCGGACCACGTGGTCATCGTCATGATGGAGAACCGCGGCTACCGCAACATCATCGGCAGTTCGCACGCTCCGTACCTGAATTCGCTGACCAAGCAGGGTGCGCTGTTCACCAATTCCTTCGCGCTCACACATCCCAGCGAACCCAACTACATCGCCCTGCTGTCCGGCTCCACCCAGGGCGTCACCGACGACTCCTGCCCGCACACCTTCAAAGCGGACAACCTCGCACATCAGCTCACGGCCGCCGGCGGCAGCTTCACCGGCTACTCCGAAAGCCTGCCGAAGGCGGGCTACACCGGCTGCGAAAAGGGCGACTACGCCCGCAAACACAGCCCGTGGGTCAACTTCAGCGACATCCCCGCGTCCGCGAACCAGCCGTACACGAGCTTCCCGGCGGACTACACCAAGCTGCCGACGCTGTCCTGGGTCACCCCGAACCTGCAAGACGACATGCACGACGGCACCATCCAGCAGGGCGACGCCTGGCTGAAGAAGAACCTCGACGGCTACGCCCAGTGGGCCAAAACGCACAACAGCCTGCTCATCGTCACCTGGGACGAGGACGAGGACGACGGCGGGAACAACTCGATCCCGACGATTTTCGTCGGAGCCAACGTGAAGACCGGGCAGTACAGCGAGAAGATCAACCACTACACCGTGCTCAGCACCCTGGAAAGCGCCTACGGCCTCCCCGCGCTCGGCTCGGCCGCCAAGGCGAAGCCGATCACGGACGTCTGGGGGTCCTGA
- a CDS encoding CopD family protein, producing the protein MIEISLAAAPAAASLPPWWRVVSMSAYFAALSVVIGGGLAYLLVVRPVLRDDVADVVRARCARFLAWCGPVLIVAAYLQLAARVARTVSGVSFGQALAPWRIWSFLTAPAEPGAWVSTGVLVLIQNALLLLAALALLSLFARQRLTAISASAVALATAASLVLSVPGKLAGLTVDKQLDTWLTQAHIVAAAAWLGGLVCLAALARSRPFGADASLYWAPVWSRFSVLALVAVGVLVASGSWLAWRHVGSVDQLVSTSYGRFLLLKLLLVAALVGTGAYNQLVLLPRIARAHASGDLGRGFSLALRHFPAVVRGEAALGLSVLVIVPFLTGSARAQAGQPKSPPIDGGLLVLAAVLVAALGASLYATYRVALLRARQASAQPAAA; encoded by the coding sequence GTGATCGAGATTTCGCTGGCGGCCGCACCGGCCGCCGCTTCCCTGCCGCCGTGGTGGCGAGTGGTGAGCATGTCCGCCTACTTCGCCGCGCTCTCCGTCGTCATCGGCGGCGGTCTCGCATACTTGCTGGTCGTCCGGCCAGTCTTGCGCGACGACGTGGCAGACGTCGTACGCGCCCGGTGCGCGAGGTTCTTGGCTTGGTGCGGTCCGGTCCTGATCGTCGCCGCCTACCTGCAGCTGGCGGCCCGGGTCGCGCGGACCGTCTCCGGTGTCTCGTTCGGGCAAGCGCTGGCACCGTGGCGCATCTGGTCTTTCCTGACGGCGCCGGCCGAACCGGGGGCATGGGTGTCGACCGGCGTCCTGGTGCTGATCCAAAACGCGCTGCTCCTGCTGGCCGCCCTCGCGCTGCTGAGCTTGTTCGCCCGGCAGCGGCTCACCGCGATCTCGGCTTCGGCGGTCGCGCTGGCGACGGCCGCGTCGCTGGTGCTGTCGGTGCCGGGCAAGCTGGCCGGGCTGACCGTCGACAAACAGCTGGACACCTGGTTGACGCAAGCGCACATCGTCGCCGCGGCGGCCTGGCTCGGCGGGCTGGTCTGCCTCGCGGCGCTCGCCCGGTCTCGACCGTTCGGGGCCGACGCCAGCCTGTACTGGGCACCGGTGTGGTCGCGGTTCAGCGTGCTGGCGCTGGTCGCGGTGGGGGTGCTCGTCGCGTCCGGGAGCTGGCTGGCGTGGCGGCACGTGGGCAGCGTCGATCAGCTGGTCAGCACCTCGTACGGCCGGTTCCTGCTGCTGAAACTGCTGCTGGTCGCCGCGCTGGTGGGCACCGGTGCCTACAACCAGCTGGTGCTGCTGCCCCGGATCGCCCGAGCGCACGCGTCCGGCGATCTGGGCCGGGGATTCTCCTTGGCGCTGCGTCATTTCCCGGCGGTTGTTCGGGGAGAAGCCGCCTTGGGGCTGTCCGTGCTGGTGATCGTGCCGTTCCTCACCGGGTCGGCGCGCGCTCAGGCCGGACAGCCGAAGTCCCCGCCGATCGACGGCGGACTGCTCGTGCTGGCGGCTGTTCTCGTCGCCGCGCTGGGGGCTTCGCTGTACGCGACCTATCGGGTCGCACTCTTGCGCGCCCGGCAGGCCAGTGCCCAGCCAGCTGCGGCCTGA